One genomic window of Branchiostoma floridae strain S238N-H82 chromosome 4, Bfl_VNyyK, whole genome shotgun sequence includes the following:
- the LOC118414268 gene encoding visual pigment-like receptor peropsin: protein MNASPSSWLPSRELFTDSPENSSEWPWTDGPTQESCSDDESVDPIGYHAYLAVAIYLTLLGIVAVGGNVMAIIVFVTEKEFRKKEHNSLLLNMALADLGVSIFGYPASTVSGYAGRWVLGEVWCVIYAFVCYTFSMVTMNTLCAISIYRYIVMCTPQYAHLLTHRRTMYVILVTWLYALVFTVPPLVGVNYYTFEPIRIICSLNWNVRYPGEMAYTVLTIFFGYVVYVVIMGYCYCKIYFKSKNLKFGALASDKAKKAVKKDILKASLMCMTMVVSFLIAWTPYAVSSTWDILTEEDLPIIATILPSLFAKSSCMMNPIIYTCCNGKYRQAALKSFRRLGCFNKQVNPLNTEQPQAVRRRRCSAVGPADQGMAMNAIPPSRATNDRQSSSC from the exons ATGAACGCCTCTCCCAGCTCCTGGCTGCCGAGCAGAGAGCTGTTCACGGACAGCCCGGAGAACTCCAGCGAGTGGCCGTGGACGGACGGACCGACACAAGAGTCCTGTTCCGACGATGAGTCTGTCGACCCTATCGGCTACCATGCCTACCTTGCAGTCGCGATCTATCTCACCCTTCTTG gGATAGTAGCAGTTGGTGGAAATGTCATGGCCATCATCGTATTCGTGACAGAAAAAGAGTTCCGTAAGAAAGAGCACAACAGTCTTCTTCTGAACATGGCCTTAGCTGACTTAGGCGTCAGCATCTTCGGGTATCCCGCCTCCACTGTGTCAG GGTACGCAGGAAGATGGGTGCTGGGAGAAGTGTGGTGTGTGATATATGCGTTTGTCTGCTACACCTTCTCCATGGTCACCATGAACACCCTGTGTGCCATCAGCATCTATCGCTACATCGTCATGTGTACGCCACAGTATG CCCATCTGCTGACCCACCGCAGGACCATGTATGTGATCCTGGTGACCTGGCTGTACGCGCTGGTGTTCACGGTGCCTCCACTGGTCGGAGTCAACTACTACACCTTCGAACCGATCC GAATCATCTGCTCCTTGAACTGGAACGTGCGGTATCCCGGAGAGATGGCCTACACCGTACTGACCATCTTCTTCGGCTATGTCGTCTATGTCGTTATCATGGGGTACTGCTACTGCAAGATCTACTTCAAGTCGAAGAATCTCAAGTTTGGCGCCCTGGCCAGTGACAAGGCCAAGAAGGCTGTGAAGAAGGATATCCTAAAGGCTTCATTG ATGTGCATGACTATGGTGGTGTCCTTCCTCATCGCCTGGACCCCGTACGCCGTGTCCTCTACCTGGGACATCCTGACTGAGGAAGATCTACCGATCATCGCCACCATCCTGCCCAGCCTGTTCGCCAAGTCGTCCTGCATGATGAACCCCATCATCTACACCTGCTGTAACGGCAAATACCGACAGGCGGCGCTCAAGTCCTTCCGCAGGCTTGGTTGCTTCAACAAGCAGGTGAATCCGTTGAATACGGAACAGCCACAGGCTGTCCGCCGGAGAAGGTGCTCTGCAGTAGGGCCTGCTGATCAGGGCATGGCCATGAACGCCATTCCACCTAGCAGGGCCACGAACGACAGGCAGTCGAGTTCTTGTTAG
- the LOC118412843 gene encoding rhodopsin, G0-coupled-like, with amino-acid sequence MNASPSSWLPSGELFTDSPENSSEWPWTDGPTDTAWHHHQTVDPVTYGGYLASAVYLTITGLIAFVGNIFAIIVFLTEKEFRKKEHNSFALNLAIADLSVCVFAYPSSTISGYAGEWMLGDVGCTIYGFLCFTFSLTSMVTLCAISVYRYIVICKPQYAHLLTHRRTNYVILGIWLYALVFSVPPLFGVNRYTYEPIKVTCSLDWNVQHVGETIYTAAVIIIVYVLNVSIMCFCYFNIIFKSANLKFAALASEKTRTAAKKDIWKTSMMCLAMVVSFLIAWTPYAVSSTWDILTEEDLPIIATILPTMFAKSSCMMNPIIYSCCNGKFRQAALKTFSKVGSSNKQNGQAQVEPRDPGFAVEPAGHQAFQMRVLPSSSAMTL; translated from the exons ATGAACGCCTCTCCCAGCTCCTGGCTGCCGAGCGGAGAGCTGTTCACGGACAGCCCGGAGAACTCCAGCGAGTGGCCGTGGACGGACGGACCGACTGACACGGCATGGCACCATCATCAGACGGTAGACCCTGTAACATATGGGGGCTACCTCGCAAGTGCAGTCTACCTTACAATAACAG GGCTGATAGCCTTCGTTGGAAACATTTTCGCCATCATAGTGTTCTTGACGGAAAAGGAGTTCCGCAAAAAAGAGCACAACAGTTTTGCTCTGAATCTGGCCATTGCTGACTTGAGCGTCTGCGTCTTCGCATATCCTTCGTCTACTATATCAG GGTACGCAGGAGAATGGATGCTGGGAGACGTTGGCTGTACCATCTATGGCTTCCTCTGCTTCACCTTTTCCCTGACCAGCATGGTCACCCTGTGCGCTATCAGCGTCTACCGCTACATCGTCATCTGTAAACCGCAGTATG CCCATCTGCTGACCCACCGCAGGACCAACTATGTGATCCTGGGGATCTGGCTGTACGCCCTGGTGTTCTCTGTCCCTCCGCTGTTTGGAGTCAACCGCTACACCTACGAACCAATCA AAGTCACCTGCTCCTTGGACTGGAACGTGCAGCATGTCGGAGAGACAATCTACACTGCGGCGGTCATCATCATAGTCTACGTCCTGAACGTCTCGATCATGTGCTTCTGCTACTTCAACATCATCTTCAAATCGGCTAACCTCAAGTTTGCGGCTCTGGCCAGTGAGAAAACTAGGACGGCTGCAAAAAAAGACATCTGGAAGACCTCAATG ATGTGCCTGGCTATGGTGGTCTCCTTCCTCATCGCCTGGACCCCGTACGCCGTGTCCTCTACCTGGGACATCCTGACTGAGGAAGATCTACCGATCATCGCCACCATCCTGCCCACCATGTTCGCCAAGTCGTCCTGCATGATGAACCCCATCATCTACTCCTGCTGTAACGGCAAATTCCGACAGGCGGCGCTCAAGACCTTCAGCAAGGTCGGCAGTTCCAACAAGCAGAACGGTCAAGCACAAGTGGAACCGAGGGACCCGGGTTTCGCTGTTGAACCCGCAGGTCATCAGGCCTTCCAGATGAGGGTTCTTCCTTCTAGTAGCGCTATGACTTTGTAG
- the LOC118414428 gene encoding carboxypeptidase N catalytic chain-like: MIFAILLAALPALALAEVDSSFVFEYHRYTALRSVLLAVSQDCPDITRLYSIGQSVQGRELLVLEISDNPGQHELGEPEFKYVGNMHGNEVRGRELIILLAQYLCGEYKAGNSRIVSLVRDTRIHLMPTMNPDGFEVAANQGPDNNGWTTGRNNMQGIDLNRNFPELNSIAYSGESSGTNQDHIPIPSSYWSGTVAPETRAMITWLQSYPFVLSANMHDGDLVANYPYDTAKSGGFWGSGYAATPDDALWRDLASTYAQAHGTMATTGGGSCGFQGQGGITNGADWYSLSGGMQDFNYLHTNCYELTLELGCDKYPRESELRMEWNNNKESLLAFMEKVHIGIKGVVTDANGNGVADAKIKVQGNAHGVNSAADGDYWRLLRPGTYSVTATKGQASQTKSCTVGSGAATTCDFTLDAAGVLSGGTTGTGTGTSTGGNNDPFWWLNQDW, from the exons ATGATATTCGCGATCCTTCTCGCCGCGCTACCGGCGCTGGCCCTTGCCGAAGTGGACAGTAGTTTTGTGTTCGAGTACCACCGCTACACCGCGCTCCGGAGCGTCCTGCTCGCCGTGAGCCAGGACTGTCCCGACATCACCCGTCTCTACAGTATCGGTCAGAGCGTCCAGGGCAGGGAGCTGCTGGTCCTGGAGATCTCAGACAACCCCGGACAGCACGAGCTCG GCGAGCCGGAGTTCAAGTATGTCGGCAACATGCACGGGAACGAGGTCCGTGGTCGTGAGTTGATCATCCTGCTGGCCCAGTACCTGTGTGGGGAGTACAAGGCCGGGAACAGCCGCATCGTCAGCCTGGTCAGGGACACGCGTATCCATCTCATGCCCACCATGAACCCTGATGGCTTTGAAGTCGCCGCCAACCAG GGTCCCGATAATAACGGCTGGACCACTGGTCGGAATAACATGCAGGGGATCGATCTGAACAGGAACTTCCCTGAGCTGAACAGCATCGCGTACAGCGGAGAGTCGTCCGGCACGAACCAGGACCACATCCCCATCCCGTCCTCCTACTGGTCCGGCACC GTTGCCCCTGAGACAAGGGCGATGATCACGTGGTTGCAGTCCTATCCCTTCGTTCTGTCCGCAAACATGCACGACGGTGACTTGGTCGCGAACTACCCATACGACACCGCCAAGTCAGGAGGGTTCTG GGGCAGTGGGTATGCCGCTACACCGGATGATGCTCTGTGGCGCGACCTGGCCTCTACCTATGCGCAGGCGCACGGGACCATGGCTACCACCGGAGGCGGCTCGTGTGGTTTCCAGGGCCAGGGCGGCATCACTAACGGCGCCGACTGGTACAGTCTGTCAGGAG GAATGCAGGACTTTAACTACCTGCACACCAACTGTTACGAGCTGACGTTGGAGCTGGGTTGTGACAAGTACCCGCGTGAGAGCGAGCTCCGGATGGAGTGGAACAACAACAAGGAGTCTCTCCTCGCCTTCATGGAGAAG GTTCACATAGGAATCAAGGGTGTGGTCACAGACGCCAACGGAAACGGCGTTGCTGACGCTAAGATCAAGGTTCAGGGTAACGCCCACGGCGTCAATTCCG CTGCTGATGGTGACTACTGGCGCCTGCTGAGGCCGGGTACCTACAGCGTCACTGCCACCAAGGGGCAGGCCTCGCAGACCAAGTCCTGCACGGTGGGCAGTGGGGCCGCCACCACCTGCGACTTCACCCTGGACGCCGCCGGCGTGCTGAGCGGCGGGACGACTGGCACCGGTACTGGAACCAGCACGGGTGGGAACAACGACCCCTTCTGGTGGCTGAACCAAGACTGGTAA